From a single Deinococcus sp. YIM 134068 genomic region:
- a CDS encoding HAD family hydrolase codes for MSPPPPLRALIFDFDGTILDTESREFWHWQGLYREHGRELALADWQRGIGTWGAFDPWAGLPDHILADRERVHLSLRDRIVADIAEQDLRPGVRAVLDDARASGLRLALATSSDRAWVTRWMEQHRLLDLFETLATQDDVRRVKPDPELYSLAASRLGLRPEECAAVEDSLNGATAAVAAGLRVVVVPNDVTRTQPFPPDWPRLDDGFAGGLEELLRTVGG; via the coding sequence ATGTCCCCGCCTCCCCCCCTGCGCGCCCTGATCTTCGACTTCGACGGCACCATCCTCGACACCGAGTCGCGCGAGTTCTGGCACTGGCAGGGCCTGTACCGCGAACACGGGCGGGAGCTGGCGCTCGCGGACTGGCAGCGCGGCATCGGCACCTGGGGGGCGTTCGACCCCTGGGCGGGACTGCCGGACCACATCCTGGCCGACCGCGAGCGCGTCCACCTGAGCCTGCGCGACCGCATCGTGGCCGACATCGCCGAACAGGACCTGCGGCCCGGCGTGCGCGCGGTGCTGGACGATGCCCGCGCCTCCGGCCTGCGCCTCGCCCTCGCCACGAGCAGCGACCGGGCGTGGGTGACGCGCTGGATGGAGCAGCACCGCCTCCTCGACCTCTTCGAGACCCTCGCCACCCAGGACGACGTGCGCCGCGTCAAGCCCGACCCGGAGCTGTACTCGTTGGCCGCCTCCCGCCTGGGCCTGCGCCCCGAGGAATGCGCCGCCGTCGAGGACAGCCTGAACGGCGCGACCGCCGCCGTCGCCGCTGGCCTGCGCGTGGTCGTCGTCCCCAACGACGTGACCCGCACTCAGCCCTTTCCCCCCGA